Part of the Nicotiana sylvestris chromosome 5, ASM39365v2, whole genome shotgun sequence genome is shown below.
AATAAagagtaaagcacaatatctcttcccccttttggcatcatcgaaaagttgcatgcATTGTGAATCCTAGATTTTAGTAATTACTTATGGCCACTTGGGCAACTGCAAGTGAAAACATGGATGAAATCATCAATAATCAACAAACATATTCAAACTATTAAGAGAAAAATCTTTATAGAACAAGAGAAACAACAGCTGTCTTTGATAAGATATGTTTCCACCAACaaaccacaaaaagaaagaaaaacttccaaagcatgagcaaaaaaatatatgaaaaagtccctaatctgggtcactagGGGTACTAGTTTGGTTCAGAAGACAACAACTAGAcatcctaaggcttggaggaactagagggCTGGGTTTGGAGAAGGTTGAGCATATTCTGAAGCATCCCATCAATTTTCTCCTTTTCATTTGCTAGCTCAGTTCTAAGGCCATCTCTTTCAGTTTTCAGTTCAGCTACACGAGCCTGGAGCCgagcaatttcagcatccttagaTCCACACTCTTGTACCAAAGCCCTAACCTTGCTGTTCACAGGTGTCTTCagggatgaaccaggttcaactggggtggcattgactggatagtcacaagcCAGAAGAGTGTTGACGCCAAAGTGTTCCTTGCTTGATGCCATCTCCCATTTATTCGAAGGCATATTCAGCCTATCCAAAACAGTAGTCAATATGAACCCATATGGGGTGGCATGAGCCTTGTagccatttatgaccctgtcCAGTAATTTGACAATAAAGGCAGGCCAATTGATCTGCATTCCTCTCAcaaggcactccataagaaccagGTCCATGTAGTTGGCAGTGTGCCTACTCTCCTGTCTGGGCAGCAGGCACTTgttaacaaattcaaacaagaccttATGCTCAGGACTCATCTCACTTTTTTGCACAAACCTGGCTTCAGGCACATCTTCAGTAGTTGTGGCATCACAAAAATTCCTATTGATTTGAAGAGCAGTAGGGAGAGAATCTAGAcatggccacctttgccttgtataaTCATCAAACCCCTTACTAGGTATGTCTAGAATCTTACTCAATTTGAGTGCATCAAACTGCACCCTTACTCCTTTCACTGTATTGGTGACTACCCCATTCTTCACTGTGGCATTGGTCATAAACTCAATCAATTCTTTCCTATCCACCCTCCCATCCATttcaaggaccatgtccttccaacctTGTGCAGCTAGGGCATCCACCAGTTTTCTCATTCCTGGCTCATCCAAGTCTCTCAACAGTCTTCCTTTCAAAAAATTTCTTCTGCCAAAGATGGCAAACCTATCTTGTTCGATTTTCagattccttttcttcttcttctccactccattcttcttcttcctcagtaATTTTTACCTGCTTACCTTTCACTGCAGATTTGGTTCTTTTGGCTAAAAAGGGTACAACAGATACAGGttcagaggaagacttcttggaagaagcctTGGCCCTTTTTGGTttgggtgtaggaacctccacAGTTGTTCCCCTTTCTTGATTgaccagttccatctcctctccatcttcttctgcaacctcagAACTCTCCACAACCTTTGCTTTTCCcttctccttctttttcttcttgcttTCTTCCAGAGCTTTCTGTAACTCAGCTTCACTTTGTCTGACCCTGCTTCTAGTGGCTCTTCCCTTAGGTACTGAAGGTACAATAGGTTTTGGGGATGACATTTTGCTTTTATTTGTTGGCTTGGAAGCAGTTGGAGCCTTTTGTGTGGAAGCTTTATgcttctttggatcataactggCCCCAACCTTCTTCAGAAGATCAGCTAGTGTTTcctcaacagatgaaccaggttcatcttgtTGCTTGCTTAGATGCACAAGCCCTTCAGCCGCCTCCCAGGAACCACTTCCCCCTAACTTGTTGCCACCTTCTTCAACACCTCCACAGATAGCCAGAACTTTTTCTTTCCCATTCTCCCTATCATCACCACTTgctccctctctctctttttctttctttttacctccacttctACTAGATTCATCCCCCTTTACATCTTTGATAAGACCAACCAAGACAAATCTATTTTCTACATTTTCAACCACAATAGAGAGTACCACACAAGAACTTACCTCACCAGGGGTTTCTTGAATTTTGGCAGTGTCAGAAGACCCATGTTCTTCTCCTTCGCTGGCAAAAATAAAAGCTTCAGACTCAGAGCTTGAGTCAGATTCTTGAGTAGGACTTTCCTTCCTCTGGCTAGCCTTCAACTTCTCATTTAGAACTTGTCTTAGAGCTCCAGAAGCTACAGTTTTTCTGGCTAACATTTTATGCCTACGAAACCTAGGTTTTGGGGTTTCACTAAGGGTGTAGATAAGGATGTATTCGAAGGGGATACTGTTGGAGGAGTGCCAGGATTATCTTGGGGGTTAGTCATGGTGAATTGTTTCTTAAGAAAAATTTGGAAATTTTGGAAAGAAGAAGGGCGATTAGAACTTGAGAAGAGTTTTGACGGTTATGGACTAATAAAGAAGAGGTGTGGCATGTATTTAAAGACGATTAGACTTAAATGCAGTAACGATAGCTTTTTTAGAGGTCAATTAGAAGTCTAATCAAGATGTAATTCTTGTCTCTTAGTGATTATTAGGCATCTCTAGATTTTAGGCAAAAATCCCGATTTTAAAAGTTCTAGGGGAACGAAACTGGTTTAATGCTCAACGGATAGAATTTCTGGGAATTTGATGAatgtaggacttctgctcatgattgggaaaataatctttctaattgtgcagagtatagaaaacatacctgagcttttcatatgaacacatactgatgaaccgggttctttatatagaactctcttgaacatgcctcaaatgccaaaaTAGAAGAAACTTTGTAAGAGAACAGTGGGTCATACACATGTCAcgggagtatactaattaaagtatgaaactgagtaagaattgatctagatatttacacaaagttAGAACTCCTAaccgaaaaatatatatttttttttatttttttgtcattgtgcattctgaactggacctattaggtgatcttaatcatccctaaatCCAATctattcctctcaaagttttctctactcagtgctttagtgaagatgccAACTATTTATTTATCAGTAGTACATAATTCTATTgaaatcaatcctttctcatggttatctcttaagaagtggtgtctaacatctattgcttagtcctcttatgatgaacagggttctttgtcatacttatagcactagtgttatcacagaatattgGAATATATCCCACTTCAAttccaaaatctaccagctgttgtttgatccataacaattgagcacaacaggaaacaacaacaacatactcaacTTCAGCAGTAGATATGGCCACAAAATTTTGCTTTttggtagcccatgacacaagacatgaaccaaggaaatGCACCATACCTAAGGTGCTTTTCTTGTCCACTAAGAAACCTACATAATCAGCATATCCAACTAGATCAAAATTATTACCTTTAGGATACCAGAGACacagatcagtggtgcctttcagatATCTCAGTATCGTCTTTACCACAGTCAAGTGGGACTCTTTTGTATTTgcctgaaaacgagcacaaagccctacactaaaAATGATGTCAGGTTTGCTtgcagtaagatacaagagtgaaccaatcatacccctatacaacttttgatcgactgatgaactaggttcatcAATATCTAATTTGATGGCAGTTGCAATaggtgtgtctatttctttagattcctccattttaaactttttgattagCTCTTTTGtatacttctgctgatggatcatggttccatttggactTTATTTGATTAGCAAGCCTAAAAAGAAGTTAAGttcacccatcatgctcatttcaaactcactgcCCATTAGTTTTGCAAAGTCCTTACTCAGCCTATCAGTGGTAGCCCCAaatatgatgtcatccacatatattTGCACAACAAGGAGatatttacctttttcccttaaaaataaggtactgtcaattttacctcttttgtaaccatgctctagtagaaatttggatagtcgttcataccaagatcttggggcctgcttgagcccatagagagccttgtctaacttgtacacatgctcaggacattccttgctctcaaaccctggaggttgtttcacaaacacttcttcctttaggtagccattcagaaggcacttttgacatctatCTGAtaaagagtgaattccatgtgtgctgcaaaggctatgaggagtctgattgcctctagtcttgtaactggagcaaatgtctcatcatagtctatgccctcctcttgtaTGTATCCTTGTACCACCAGTcttgctttgtttcttttaactgttccatcatcatcaagtttgtttctaaagacccattttgtaccaatgactaatctgtccttgggtctcggaactagatgccaaacttgacttctttaaaattggttgagttcatattgcattgcattcacccaatctgcatcctgcaaaggctcaacaacatttttaggttcaataagagataggaaaacatcaaaagcacacaaattctttaactgtgatctagttttgacttcAGATGTTGGATCAATAataatgttctcaatgggatgagaactttgatacttgtgaggtttcacaaccaactggtttctgctagGTGTCTCTCCCATGTTCTATTGCTGAGGAACAGGTTCATGAACAAGTTCCTCTAGGAGGTTTGATTCAATTTCTCCTTGattagttccccctgtcaggttgctcTGATTTGAAGGacatgttccttcttttgatGCCACTTTGACTTGTGTTGGGGATTCAGTCAattcctttaccaatccaatggcttcatctttatgttcctgtctctcagaaagaatgttagttttatcaaatactacatgtacactttcttctacacacagagttcttttattaaacactttatatgctttgctatgtgaagaatatcccaagaatactccctcatcacttctgtgATCAAACTTATCTaaggagtcttttccattattgtgcacatagCACTTGCCAAAttccctaagatgggatatgtttggttttctccctttaagtaactcatagagaGTCTTCTCTACCATAGATCtggtcatgcatctattgattatgtaacatgcagtgtttacggcctctgcccagaagctgtgGGGCAATTTACTAGAAAGCAGCATGGTTTTATCCATGTCCTCTagagttctattcttcctttcaactactccattttgttgaggggtcctaggggcagagtaattatgatctataccattttcatcacagaattcagcaaacttggaattttcaaattcagttccatgatcagacctaatggatgcaagttgatttcctaattatttctgagtttttctaacaaatgcAATAAACATGTCGAATGCTTCATCTTTGGAGGTTAGAAATAgaacccaggtaaatctagaataatcatcgacaagcaccattacatatttctttccacctttgctcatggttctcattggaccacatagatccatatggactagttccaacgacttggt
Proteins encoded:
- the LOC138868650 gene encoding uncharacterized protein encodes the protein MLARKTVASGALRQVLNEKLKASQRKESPTQESDSSSESEAFIFASEGEEHGSSDTAKIQETPGEVSSCVVLSIVVENVENRFVLVGLIKDVKGDESSRSGGKKKEKEREGASGDDRENGKEKVLAICGGVEEGGNKLGGSGSWEAAEGLVHLSKQQDEPGSSVEETLADLLKKVGASYDPKKHKASTQKAPTASKPTNKSKMSSPKPIVPSVPKGRATRSRVRQSEAELQKALEESKKKKKEKGKAKVVESSEVAEEDGEEMELVNQERGTTVEVPTPKPKRAKASSKKSSSEPVSVVPFLAKRTKSAVKGKQVKITEEEEEWSGEEEEKESENRTR